The segment CCAAAAATTGGAGAAGTAATTTATATTCAAAGTTATAAACACGATGGATCACTCCATCGAACATGGTCAAGTGGAACGGTGCTCGATGTCGATTCAGAAAAAATTGTGCTAATAACATACAAAACCTGGGTTGTTGAGTCTGATGGAAGAAGATGGTTTACCCGTGAACCAGCAATTTGTTTCTATTACTTAAATCGTTGGTATAATGTTATGTCGATGATTCGTAATAAGGGTGTATATTATTATTGTAATCTTGCTTCACCAAGTGTGTTCGATGAAGAGGGTCTTAAGAATATAGACTACGATCTGGATGTTAAGGTTTTTCCAGATGGAAAATATATTGTTCTAGATGAAGATGAGTTTGAAGAGCATCAAGTATTAATGAATTATTCGCAAGAAATTATTGATGTTGTAGTCGAAGAGAAAGACCGTTTGGTCGAACAGGTAAAGAGCAAAAGTTATCCATTTAACGAAGAAGAAATCTATAGATATTTCGATAAATATTTAACGGTAAAAGAATTTAAATGAAAATCCATAAAACATTTGACAAATCTATAGATGTGGGATATTATATAGAAGCGCTAAGGGAAACCGAGTGCAGAAAATGGTCTTTGAAAACTAAACAGGAAACGTCAATTTCAAAAAGAAATACGGATAAATAAATAAACAAAACTCGTCAGAGTTAAAAAGAGAAAGAATCAAATGGAGAGTTTGATCCTGGCTCAGGATGAACGCTGGCGGCGTGCCTAATACATGCAAGTCGAACGAAGTGAAGAGGAGCTTGCTCCTTGGAACTTAGTGGCGAACGGGTGAGTAATACATAAGCAACCTGCCTCGATGCCTGGGATAACAGAGGGAAACTTCTGCTAATACCGGATACGTTAATCTAAGACATCTTAGATTAATTAAAGATGGGATACATCACAACGAGATGGGCTTATGGCGCATTAGTTAGTTGGTAAGGTAACGGCTTACCAAGACGATGATGCGTAGCCGACCTGAGAGGGTGACCGGCCACACTGGGACTGAGACACGGCCCAGACTCCTACGGAGGCAGCAGTAGGAATTTTCGGCAATGGGGAAACCTGACCGAGCAACGCCGCGTGAGTGAAGACGGCCTTCGGGTTGTAAAGCTCTGTTGTAAGGAAGAACGATAGGAAGAGGAATGCTTTTATATGACGGTACCTTACCAGAAAGCCACGGCTAACTACGTGCCAGCAGCCGCGGTAATACGTAGGTGGCAAGCGTTATCCGGAATTGGGCGTAAAGGAGCGCAGGCGGTTTATCAAGTTTATGGTTAAAGTTCGGGGCTTAACCCGTGATGCCATAGAAACTGGTAGACTAGAGTGCAGGAGAGGTTAGTGAATTCCATGTGTAGCGGTAAAATGCGTAGATATATGGAGGAACACCAGTGGCGAAGGCGGCTAACTGGCCTGTAACTGACGCTGAGGCTCGAAAGCGTGGGAGCAAATAGGATTAGATACCCTAGTAGTCCACGCCGTAAACGATGGATACTAAGTGTTGGAGAAATTCAGTGCTGTAGTTAACGCAATAAGTATCCCGCCTGGGAGTATGCGCGCAAGCGTAAACTCAAAGGAATTGACGGGGCCCGCACAAGCGGTGGAGTATGTGGTTTAATTCGAAGCAACGCGAAGAACCTTACCAGGTCTTGACATACCGCGCAAAAGCACAGAGATGTGTAATAGTTATGGCGGATACAGGTGGTGCATGGTTGTCGTCAGCTCGTGTCGTGAGATGTTGGGTTAAGTCCGCAACGAGCGCAACCCTTGTCTTTAGTTACCAGCATTAAGTTGGGGACTCTAAAGAGACTGCCGGTGATAAACCGGAGGAAGGTGGGGATGACGTCAAATCATCATGCCTTATGATCTGGGCTACACGTACTACAATGGCGTATACAGAGGGCAGCGAAGCAGCGATGCGGAGCGAATCTCAGAAAGTACGTCTCAGTTCGGATTGAGTCTGCAACTCGACTCCATGAAGTCGGAATCGCTAGTAATCGCGGATCAGAATGCCGCGGTGAATACGTTCTCGGGCCTTGTACACACCGCCCGTCAAACCATGAGTTGGTAATACCCGAAGCCGGTGGCCTAACCTAGTTTACTAGGAGGAGCCGTCGAAGGTAGGATCGATGATTGGGGTTAAGTCGTAACAAGGTATCCCTACCGGAAGGTGGGGATGGATCACCTCCTTTCTAAGGAGTAATTAGAAAGACGTGAAGTTGACACCTAAAGTTTCCTGTTTAGTTTTGAGAGTCCGTTGGAATCTCAAGAAAAATGATCTTTGAAAACTGAATAACAGAAAAGAAAAAGAGATAGACAAAGAAATAAATGTTATCAACATGATCTTTTCGAATAGTTGTATAAAACTAGATTTACATCAAGTTAAACAAAAACAGTAACTTAAGCAATTAAGTAAGCAATCAAAGCAAACACACAGCTTATCAAGCGATAAGCGTAAAAAAACCTGATTTTAAGAATTAGGGCGCGAAATTACATGTGATTAAATATGTAAGGGCGTACGGTGGATGCCTAGGCACTAAGAGCTGATGAAGGACGCGACTAACAGCGAAATGCCTCGGGGAGTGGTACGTACACAACGATCCGGGGGTATCCGAATGGGGAAACCCAATACTGGTTATGCAGTATTACACATAAATGAATACATAGTTTATGATGAGGCAACCTTGCGAACTGAAACATCTTAGTAGCAAGAGGAAAAGAAAACAAAAGTGATTCCCTGAGTAGTGGCGAGCGAAACGGGAAAAGCCCAAACCATCTTCGTGATGGGGTAGTAGGACCACAACGTGGGATATCGAAGCTAGTCGAATGGCATTGAAAGGCCAGTCAAAGAAGGTGCAAACCCTGTAGACGAAAGCGTAAGATACTCTAGTGGTATCCTGAGTACGGCGAGGCACGTGAAACCTTGTCGGAATCAACCGGGACCACCCGGTAAGGCTAAATACTCCTTAGTGACCGATAGTGAACCAGTACCGTGAGGGAAAGGTGAAAAGAACCGCGGAAGCGGAGTGAAATAGATCCTGAAACCGTATGCTTACAAGAAGTCAGAGCCCGTTAATGGGTGATGGCGTGCCTTTTGTAGAATGAACCGGCGAGTTACTCATAATGTGCGAGGTTAAGTTGAAGAGACGGAGCCGAAGCGAAAGCGAGTCTTAATAGGGCGATATAGTACATTGTGGTAGACCCGAAACTGAGTGATCTAGCCATGACCAGGTTGAAGTTTGGGTGAAACCAAATGGAGGACCGAACCGACCATCGTTGAAAAGCTGGCGGATGAGTTGTGGCTAGCGGAGAAATTCCAATCGAACTCAGATATAGCTGGTTCTCCCCGAAATAGCTTTAGGGCTAGCGTCAATGTAAGGCCACTGGAGGTAGAGCACTGAATGTATGATGGCCCCATCTCGGGGTACTGAATATAATCAAACTCCGAATGCCAGTGGATAGTAGTTGGCAGTCAGACTATGGGTGATAAGGTCCGTAGTCGAAAGGGAAACAGCCCAGACCATCAGTTAAGGTCCCAAAATTCATGCTAAGTGGAAAAGGATGTGGGGATGCACAGACAACTAGGAGGTTGGCTCAGAAGCAGCCATCCTTTAAAGAGTGCGTAACAGCTCACTAGTCGAGTGACCCTGCGCCGAAAATGTACCGGGGCTAAGTATGATACCGAAACTATGGATTTATTGTTTCAATAAATGGTAGGGGAGCGTTCTATACTGCGTTGAAGCTGTACCGTAAGGAGCAGTGGAGTGTATAGAAGTGAGAATGCCGGTGTGAGTAGCGAGATGTCAGTGAGAATCTGACACACCGATTGCCTAAGGTTTCCAGGGGAAGGCTCGTCCTCCCTGGGTAAGTCGGGACCTAAGATGAGGCTGAAAAGCGTAGTCGATGGACAACAGGTTGATATTCCTGTACCCGATACATAAGTGAAGGAATGACAGAGAAGGCTAGGTTAAGCCAGCGACTGGAAGTGCTGGTTTAAGCGAAGGAGCTGTATGGTAGGCAAATCCGCCATGCAAAGCAAAGGCGTTATGAGGAGTGACCCCGTGAGGAAGTAGCGAAGTAACTGATGCCAGCTCTCAAGAAAAGTTTCTAGCGTTAATTATGTATTGGCCCGTACCAAAACCGACACAGGTAGGCAAGGAGAGAACCTAAGGTGAGCGAGAGAACTGTTGCCAAGGAACTCGGCAAAATGACCCCGTAACTTCGGGAGAAGGGGTGCTCGTAAGAGCCGCAGTGAAGAGGCCCAAGCGACTGTTTAACTAAAACACAGCTCTCTGCAAAGTCGCAAGACGAAGTATAGGGGGTGACACCTGCCCGGTGCTGGAAGGTTAAGGGAATATGTTAGAATTCGTTCGAAGCATTGAACTGAAGCCCCAGTGAACGGCGGCCGTAACTATAACGGTCCTAAGGTAGCGAAATTCCTTGTCGGGTAAGTTCCGACCCGCACGAAAGGTGTAACGATTTGGGCGCTGTCTCGGCAGCAGACTCGGTGAAATCTTAGTACCGGTAAAGATGCCGGTTACCCGCAACTAGACGGAAAGACCCCATGGAGCTTTACTGTAGCTTGATATTGAACTTTGAGCCTACATGTACAGGATAGGTGGGAGACTATGAAGCATGTACGCTAGTATATGTGGAGTCGCCATTGGGATACCACTCTTGTAT is part of the Erysipelothrix piscisicarius genome and harbors:
- a CDS encoding DUF402 domain-containing protein, with the translated sequence MLPKIGEVIYIQSYKHDGSLHRTWSSGTVLDVDSEKIVLITYKTWVVESDGRRWFTREPAICFYYLNRWYNVMSMIRNKGVYYYCNLASPSVFDEEGLKNIDYDLDVKVFPDGKYIVLDEDEFEEHQVLMNYSQEIIDVVVEEKDRLVEQVKSKSYPFNEEEIYRYFDKYLTVKEFK